The nucleotide window AGGTACTGGCTGTGGTAGAGGCTATACAACACAGGGAGAAGTTGCTCCGGATGAGAAAAAGGTATAGAAGTTTGGCCGATAGGTGGAGGAGAGACATCTGGCGGAGGGACCGCTGATGGAGGAGTTGGTGGAATGTCTGGAGTGGTTCGGGTCTTGGCCTGCTTTGGCCCCAAAAAGATACTAGAAGAGTTTGTAGGATTCACAACTGGCTtggcttcatcttcttctagaaACACAGAATTCAGGTGCCCCCAAGTAAGGTTAGCTTTTTGCTCAATTTCCTCCACCTTAAAACAAGTCTTGCTATCACTAGGGTGCTTACTTGCCTCAAACAAGTTGAAGGTGGCTTTCTGGTCTTCCACACTCATCTCCAAGTTGCCTTTTCCCATGTCCATAACACATTTTGCAGTCACCATGAACGATCGACCCAGAATCAAGGGGATCTCAACATCTTCTTCAATGTCCATGATTAAAAAGTCCACTGGAAAAGGGAGTTGGTGGACTTTGATCAAGAAGTCTTCTACCACTCCAACTGGTCTTGTGATGGAGTGGTCTGCCAGTTGGAGCGTTATCCTTGTAGGTTTAATCTTCAGGTTTCCTATTCTCTTGCACATAGAAAGCGACATCAAATTGATACTTGCTCCTAAGTCAATAAGAGCCTTACCTACGGATACACTCCTAATAGAGCATGGGATGGTGACGcttcttgaatctttgaacttgggaggtaGCTTCTGGATTACTGCACTGCAATTTTCTCCTACCATAATGGTTTCGCTGTTGATGtactttcccttttttatgaggAGGTCCTTTAAGCACTTTTTGTACAACGACATCTGTTGTAGGGTATCTCCAAAAGGGATAGTAATCTCCAGCTTTTGAAATATGTCAAGGAACTACTTGAAGTAGcattccttgtccttctttgaTGGCACCAGAGGGTACGGTGCCTCCTTTGAATGAACCTGGTGGTATCTCTCTTCTGGCCTCCCGAGCTAATTGGCTCTTGGTCTTAGTCTTAGTGGTTGAGACCTTATCACCACTCTCCttactcttatttttttctccttttttttttcttcttcctcattATGCACATCCTCCTcaattcttttttccttctcagCACTTTCCCTCGTAGTGAAAATTACCTTGCATTCCTATTTGGGATTCATCTCAGTATTAGTCCCAAAGGTTCTAGTGGGCCTTTCAACAATTTGTTTAGCTAGCTGGACCATCTGTACCTCCAAATTCCTGATTGCTGCATTAGTACTCTTCTTATGTGACTCGTTCCTCTGCATAAATTGTACCAATAATTCCTCCATCTTAGTAGGTGTCTCTTGTTGAATGGGCTCTTGGCTGGGAGGCTGATGAAATGAACCTCCTTGGTTGAAATTATTCCCTGGATGGGATCTGCAACCATGGCCCTGCGAAAAATTACCTCTCTGATAGAATCCTAGTGGTCCTCCTTGATGGAATCCTTGATGATTATGACTGCCCATGTAGTTAACTTTGTTGGATGCGTCGTCTTGGACCATGCATGAGCCTAACTAGTAAGTGCCACCACAAATATTGTATCTCCCAATGTGCATGATTGAAGATGGAGAAGGTTGCACTACATGCAGCTGGTGAGGGAGATTACTCAGAGTTGCTATGAGTATCTCTAAGGTCATGGACAAGAGCTTGTTTTGAGCCAACATAGCATCTTGAGAAGTGAGCTCAAGAAGGTTTTTCTTTGAAGGTATGTATGCTCAATCACGGAGGATGGCATGATCACTGACTGCTATATTCTCTATCAGCTCCATGGATTCTTCTAGAGTCTTCAGCTTGATCTTCCCACTGGCTGAGGCATCTAGGAGTTGCTTAGAATGGGGTCACAAGCCATCAATGAAGATGTTGAGCTGAACTGGCTCGCTGAACCCATGTGTAAGAGTATTCTGGTGTAACCAATGGACACGGTCAAGGGCTTCACTCAACGATTCGTCAGGGTGTTGGTGGAAGGATGAGATTTCCACCTTTCCCTTAGCGGCCATGGACTCTGGAAAGTACTTTTTCAGGAACTTCTCCACCACCTCTTCCCATGTCCGCAAGTTATTCCCCTTGAACGAGTGAAGCCATCTTTTTGCTTCACCgaccaaagagaaagaaaataggttGAGGCGGATGACATCTTTTGGCATTCTTGCTATCTTCACCGTGTTGCAAATCTTGATGTATGTGGCCAGATGTGCGTACGGATCTTCACTCGGTAGGCTGTGAAACAGATTTCCTGGATCAGATGGATGAGGGAATGTGGATATGAGATGTTGGCCACTTGCACGTCCGATTTAGCTATGCTGGTGAAGTACTGAGGTGTAGCAGAGCTAAAGTAGTCCTCTAGCGCCATCCTCTGTAAATGGTCTTCTACAATGATGCGTTCTTCAAGGAAAGGATGTGGACTAGTCACAAAAGAAACAACTACCATGTAGGTTATCAccgaataaaaattaaaactaaaataaatttttatttttaatttttttaatttttaatttttatttatttatttatttataaaaaaaatagaataaaataagagtgaataaagaaaaaataattttttttgaagaataaaataaagaaactaaaaaaatcaatagataaaacaaaatttaaataaaataataaaaaaattattgctcTCAAATTGGGATATGTAAACAACCAATACGAAGAACAAAGTCCCCAACAAcggtgccaaaaacttgttaacagATTGACAAGTGTCGAGTCTACATGAATTTTGTTTGTACTTGTGTTGGTCAATACCTAATTTGTAAGCAATAGAAGAGGGAGTAGAATAGAAATAAAgagaatgaaagaaattaaatttaaatagacaataataataaaataaacaagaagaGAACAAAGATGAATGCAAAAGATGATTTCAGAATGCAAATATATTGGGGCCTAGCATACCTAACTACCCTTGATGcaatattattgtttttctctattaaatGGTTTTCAAATTTCCACCTACATCTACTAATATGCTCAACCCTGATCCCTCACGATAAAAAGCCCAATTTATGTAttctctctcccaaatccctttgcaaagATGGAATCATAAACAACATTAAGTATAAAGATGTATGCAGAGGCACAACAAAGTCATTCTATCCCTAACAATGCAATATTGAGATACCCTTTTCTCAGTTCTTTAGACATTATCATTTCCCAATGAATAACCCCTAAAAACAAATGCATGGATGACGAAATCACACAATAGAGATGAAGAGCAAAAAAAAGgcaatagaaattgaaattgcattAATAGATAAGAAGAGAGAggatttagcctctcatagccatgagagactttacacttCAGAGGGTAATAGAAGAAGGGGATGGATGACTAATATCAAGAAAAGGGGGAATGACTAAGAAAGTGGGTTTCCCCTAAGGGATAGGCCTAGGCTTTGGATAGTTCTGAGACTCGGTGTGTTTTTCCCTTCTGCTACCTCCTCCTTATATATGCATTAGGTAGCTTAATTTTTACGCTGACTTTGCATTTAGCGCGAGTTTTCAAGCTAAGCATGCCTTTGGGCTTTGTTGTGGACTTTTCCGCGCGCTAAGCTTGAGCTGTGCGTTAAGCGCACGCACTAAGCTTGGGtggcgcgctaagcgagctgtccactttttccatttttcttcaaggctttttcttccactttttgcctcaattttccttcaaaacacttaaatttttcttctcttgacTTCTACTGatcaaaaataacaaaaatattaatttcttcattatttcattaaaaataataataaagtaaagaaattataCTCATTTATTAGTCAAAATAGACTATTAAATTAACTCATATTTCACAGTTATCAACaacaattgattaatttaaataaaagccACCATTGAGTGCATAGATCAATTGCCGCCTGATTATTCTAGCTTAATCAAATGTTTCAAGTTCAAATCAATCAAGAGATGCAGCTTTGTTAAATGACTTTGCTGTCCGTTGTGATATTATCTGACTTGAATAAAATTACATCAAGTGAATTATGatctatataaataaataaatataaaaccaGTTACCATGAATAACTTCATATTCTTAattgtttgtaattttattataaattgatttttaggcaattcaaataaaatacattattataatTGCTTTTctccaaataattaaatataaaatctatTTCATAAATCCAATTTAAAGACACCTAATGATACGTTTTTGAAGATGTGCTTGAGtgcttctatcatttttcaaaagaaatgaGATCGATGGGttcaaaaagagaagaaaaaaaagtgaaaaaagaatataaaatttgagaaaagTTAGAGATTGGTAATTGGTTGTTGGGGACATTatctatatttaaaaatagttttcagaCCCTCCAAAAATCCGTTCAACCCAAAAATGCAGAGAAATTCCTTTCAGCACGATATTAATAGGTTCACCACCCACCAACACTAGATTTTCAAACACACGCTTATACGTTGGCTGAAGAACAACAAAGGCCAAAAATAGTGGGAGGCACAGTTGAGTAGGCTGAGATTGAGTTTGTTGCTATCTATACCAAACTGTAATAAGACAAATCACAACTTACAATAAACAATATTAATTGTGGTTCCGATATTGCTGTCATTCCATTATCATATATAGAATTttgttcaaatatattttatattaatcacAGCCTAAAACTATTTCGCGAACTATATATACATagagatttagaaaataaaacttgGAAATTTCATTGCATGCTATGAAGCACGACGTCTCTAACACGGATATTTCGATACCACTATGTCTAAAATATAGGACATAAAGACATCATATgcacagaaataaaaaaattctaattaaataaaatgtgtaatatataataaaacatctaaaagaatgatatatatatatatatatcattttaaaccaatattttatatttttttaaatgtattagtTGTATGAAGATGataatttaaatgtttaagtcataaaaaataatttttaaattagacaTCTAGTAAGAAGTATCAAATAAGTGTTGAACAACTATTTGTATGACAACATTTCAAATAAAAGAAGTGTGGGTGGTTCATAATGCATGAAAACAGTGAATGCATAGTACCGGTGGAATTTTCACACCGAAGTCTTTCGGATCGATTCATCTTCAAAGTTGGTGTGTACTAAAGTCTTCTGTATAAAGATAGTGGGAAAAGAGAAGGTGactatataatcaattaaatcGAAATCAATATCAATATGATGTTGGTTTTTCTATTTCTGGAATTCTGGAGGAACCAATAAGATCACCAACCATAGTACATGAGCCAGTTGATGTGTCAAGGGTCTCATAATGTCCATAGAGAAATGACTGGAAATCAATAAGACAACAGATGCTGATAATTTCAGAATTTCAGAAGCCAAGCCCATATGTTTTGGTCAGTTTTGGGGTGGTCGGTTTGGTGTGTTcccattcattttctttgtccATGGTTAGTAGGTATATATGGTGAATTTGATCTTATTTGGAGAAGCTAAAGAAACAAATTCAAGTGGgaaatttggaaaaataatgtgtgaaaGGAACAAATTATTAATCAGGATAATTG belongs to Glycine soja cultivar W05 chromosome 5, ASM419377v2, whole genome shotgun sequence and includes:
- the LOC114411294 gene encoding uncharacterized protein LOC114411294 gives rise to the protein MSLYKKCLKDLLIKKGKYINSETIMVGENCSAVIQKLPPKFKDSRSVTIPCSIRSVSVGKALIDLGASINLMSLSMCKRIGNLKIKPTRITLQLADHSITRPVGVVEDFLIKVHQLPFPVDFLIMDIEEDVEIPLILGRSFMVTAKCVMDMGKGNLEMSVEDQKATFNLFEASKHPSDSKTCFKVEEIEQKANLTWGHLNSVFLEEDEAKPVVNPTNSSSIFLGPKQAKTRTTPDIPPTPPSAVPPPDVSPPPIGQTSIPFSHPEQLLPVLYSLYHSQYLLM